CGATGTCTAAGATCAATAACTTGTCCGGTCTCTCGGAAAAGTACTGGATGACGTGTCTGTGAAACGAGTTACGAACCGCGATCCATCGGAGCATGCTGTTCTCATCATTCTCTAAGACCCACCGGTTCACCCCGCTCGCGAAGAGCCCTAGCGGCACATACTTGGTGAGTGCCCAACGTACGGCAGCCCGGGAACGCTCGACCGCCTTATGTCTGCTCAAAACCCACCGCTTCAAAGACCGTGTGTTCAATACGAAACGTGCGTCCGGGTAGAGACGGTCCAACTCCCGAATCGACGCACATCCGCCGTCCGAAAACACATCGTGCCGATCGAGTTCTCTCGTCCCGCTGGCAATGGACCAGTCAGTCCATTCGGGGTTGTGGTCAGATCGATAGCCCAACTGCTCGGAGAACAGGCGGTGAAGCATGGTCGTACCGGTCTTGTTGAAGCCGACGCAAAACACCTTGGGCAACTCAGGCACAGTGCCAAAGGTGATCACAGCCCCACCCTGCGTCGGCTGATTC
This sequence is a window from Longimicrobiales bacterium. Protein-coding genes within it:
- a CDS encoding sulfotransferase, whose amino-acid sequence is MRKLPRTENLSASSIAWGQDVNEGRNQPTQGGAVITFGTVPELPKVFCVGFNKTGTTMLHRLFSEQLGYRSDHNPEWTDWSIASGTRELDRHDVFSDGGCASIRELDRLYPDARFVLNTRSLKRWVLSRHKAVERSRAAVRWALTKYVPLGLFASGVNRWVLENDENSMLRWIAVRNSFHRHVIQYFSERPDKLLILDIEDDLALQNLSRFLGVDTVLEAKTANAEGHGSTTRIILDAIGAKMSRDRSERAVGALFEKYDLARHADELTWFQSDVHHVNRSASGRVLQLLPYMRPLVQGVYVRLVRTRSKARSFMAKWLVDTFIRFFRSERDLHYFTTVRRLGSASQ